In the Cucurbita pepo subsp. pepo cultivar mu-cu-16 chromosome LG17, ASM280686v2, whole genome shotgun sequence genome, gtattttcaaaacaatTAACAAGTTTACTAtatcatttgattttgtttcacATATAGGGAAGATTTTGAGAATAATAACTAGGAATTTCCCATCGTCATTACAACAGATCAAGAAACCACTAAAATTGAGCTATTGGTATAAATTTGTTAGCCATGATTGAAGTTGATACCTTATAGTCAACGTCAGAAGCAATATGTTCTTTAAGAGTAGCATAGAGAAGACTAAAATGCTTGTCCAGTGGAGCAACTATTTGCATCTGTCTCACCTGAAATGATCCAGCAGGCTATTATATGATCAAATTCATTAAGATAGTATAAGGGCCATCCAGTTGGTTAAGATATGTCCTACCTGTGCATGCGTCTCCTCACTTCCTTCTTGAATTGTATTGACAAATTCATGATCTCTTCTCAAAGCAATGTGACTGATTTGGCGGACCTTTATTGAAGAGGAATGTTTAGCATTTCAGTATTCGCTTGGATTCAAATGAAGAGGGTTTGATAAGAAACGGCACGGTAAAAGAAGTAAATAAAACACCTCTTCTGGAACAGTGGCAGAAAATAGAAGAGTTTGCCTCTGTTTTGGAACTGCAGCAATAATCCTCTCGATGTCCTTGCGAAATCCCATGTCTAATAAATGATCGGCTTCGTCAAGGACAAGGACCTTCACACCCATAAGTCTAGTAGCAAAACCTGGAGTGTTCTCTATATGATCTTTTAGCCTTCCAGGGGTTGCAACAAGAATCTGCAGTTTCAAGTTTGTGAACGTCAAAAATTATTGCCACCATCATCTTTTCATAATGATTCACTTAAACCAGAAGCTCACTGACCAAATTGATTGTATCTAACCAGCTCAAGTGAATATGCAGCATTCAGTAGTAGTAGTAGCTAGACTAATTCCAATATACTAGGCCACTTATTATCTAGATATTAGGCTTGCATAACATTCAGGGCAATGACAATAATTATGCCTACGAATTCAAACAGTTGGAATAGTCTCTACCTGCAGGCTACTGTGAGTTAGAAAACCTAACCTGGCAAGGGTTTGCTTGCATGCGTTTCTGTTCAAGGGCAAGTCTTGTACCTCCTATTACAACTTGAACGCCAATAGCTGGGTGATACTTCAATAGAGTATTAGCTTCTGTGGCAGCCTGTGTGGCAAGCTCTCGGGTAGGGCATataacaagaacaagaattggAGGCCGCCTCTGATCACTACCAGTAGGTGGAGACTTCACAACAACTTCAATTGAGGGAAGCtgaaataaagaatttgaaaagttgATAGCGTCTAAATTTGCTTGCAGTATCATTCCAGgtgaaaaaatgaataaaagtcATGCTAACTAGCAACTGCTGCTGGACTCCTTTACATTGTTCCAATTTCATAATGGAAATAACGTGTAGTGCAGATGTTGGGCAATGATGACTCAAAAACTGAAGggaaaataaacataattaactagaaaatagtttttttagaTTAACTCAACGATAAGAGCAACATTGGGCTAATCTCTTTGGAGCACAAAGTTGTTGATGCTGCCTTTCAGTAACTTGTATGACCATTCTATTaaacttctttctttttatttatcaaatgTAAATGACCTTTTGCATAGGATAGTCACGTAACGTACCAAAAATGCCACAGTTTTTCCGGTCCCTGTTTTTGCTTTGGCAAGAACATCCTTACCTAGAAACACAAGTGCAATTACCAGTAAGAAGAGTAACTAGGCAACAAGATAAGGGAATTAAGTACATGTATGGTTGTTTCAGGGATGCACTGAATTGCAAATCCTTATGAAGGTGCTCAATGAACTGTCCAGTAGACAATTGAATTAATCAGACagtattattaattttggaaaacaGGAGTGAATGATATTGATCTACATTAAGGATGCAAAATATTTAAGCCCAAGCACCTCAGAAAAAGAACCAAACCTTTCAGTATTAGAGGAAGTGTAGCCTCCTGTACTACAGTCATCTTCTCATAACCAGCATCCTTGATACCCTTTAATGACAACGGTGATACCGAGCACTGATCGAATCTGCAGGCATGAATTAGCAGTCATGCATCCATTTAGGCAGGgagattatttcttttcacttGCATTGAATAGTTCTTCCCATTTTATTTCGTACAAGATCGAACTTtcaacctttaaaaaaaaaaaaaaaaaaaaaaaaaaaaaaaaaaaaaaaaaaaaNNNNNNNNNNNNNNNNNNNNNNNNNNNNNNNNNNNNNNNNNNNNNNNNNNNNNNNNNNNNNNNNNNNNNNNNNNNNNNNNNNNNNNNNNNNNNNNNNNNNNNNNNNNNNaaaaaaaaaaaaaaaaaaaagatgcaGACTGAAAAAACTTGTGGTTCCCAGTTCACAAAAGATTGAAATTCTCAATTGTTCATTGGGTTTCTGTCATAATATATTGTGGTTCCCTTTTGTGGCTCAGATATCCAGCAAGAAATTAGGGAATTCTGCACTCGTTCTCTCTTCTGTTTTGGACTACATTTCTAAGTTCTTGTTCTAACCCCTAATCCCTCCTGTTGGTTAGTCCTGGATTTCTTATCTACCCGATTACTTTCAGAAATTGAAACGAAAACATGAAAGATCTCGACTAATTGGTAAAGCATGAACAAAGCTTACGACAACAGAAATCAATGGAACCCATTGCAGTTTCAGTTCAATTAATTACCTAGTTTCACTCAAATACGAGCCAGAACTTCCTGGAGACTTTCGTGGTTGATCCATGTCGCTCACGTTCGCCCCAGATGGGAACAAAGCACTAGTACTTTTTCTCAATAGAGAATCGTCTTTATCTTCATCCTCGTCGCTGGCACTATCTTCATCGCTGAGAAAATCCCTAACACCACTTTTGATTATCTGTCCCTCgtcatcgtcgtcgtcgtcgtcttcttcttcttcgcttTCACCTTTACCTACAAAACGGACTTGTTTCGTAGAATCCTTTCCACCTCTCCCTAAACTCTCGCGACTTGAAATCCGTGGATTTTTCGAATTAATCTCTCTCGTCAAACGTCCCCTTCCACGCGAAGAATCCACATCCTCTCTACGAAATACACGACCATTGCTGCGGGAGCGGAAGTCTTCTCTCTCGTCTTCATTCTCGCGATTGGGTCGCCGAACATTCCGCGAACTCCTCGGATACGACTCCATTGAAGGGCCTCGAGGACTCCGACGCTCTGACGACTCCCGTAACTCGTACGACGGTCGATCCCTCCCCCTCTTCAACGGTGGCGACTCCCTCTCCCAATCCCTATCTCTTCCCCTTCCTTTACCACGCCTACGGTCATCTTCCGAATCTTCATCGCTCGTGATTCGCCCACGAAACGAGCTGGGCTTCAAGTCACTAACCCAATCGCTAAGTTCAGCCTCATCCTCGGCAAGACTCTTAGAGTCCCCAAACCTTCCTCTCTCGGATCCCCTAGCAGCGGCGCTCCGTCGGACTCCATTGAAACTTTGCGAAGAGCGAGAAGAGAACGACACGGAGGCGTACTTgagcttgaaaggaaaaacgcGAGTGAAAATGGGGATTGGTCGACATTGCCGAATTGATGGTTCGAACTTCATGAGAGGTAAACGTGTAAGAGGATGGTGGAGGAGATGGAGGCGAGGGAGGAGCTTAACGGGCATGGTAGAACCTCCAACTTCCCGGTCGAACAGCAGCTACCGGCGGCGGTGGACGGCCGCAAGAAAGCTTCGTATGGAGAAGGAACAAGAAAAGCTAGAGAGAACGGAGCATTAGGGTTTAAGGGTTTTGCAGGGAAGGATGAGGGTTTAAGGGTTAGGATGGATGGATATGGTAACGACGGTCACAAATACAACGCCCAGGTTGTACCATCGCCACGGAATTGAAaagcatatttaaatttaaaaaattatttattttttaattaaatttcaaattaaaaaaaaaaaaaaaaaatatatatatatatatatatatatttaactccCAAATTTACCTCCAAATTAGGTTGCGGCGGCGCGAAGACCCACCACGAACCTGGCCTCTGTTCCACCCATGTTCGAACTCAGCAAAACAAAACTATCTCAAACGATCCTGGATTTGAAAACCCGCACTCTTTTGATGTGAGATCAGCAGTATCGGATCCATTTGGACATAAATATCAATCCAATCGGTAAAATCTCGTTAATCCGATCCTTCAAGGCCTTTTAGGTTGATTTACTTTAGAGTATAGCTTAATTAATTTCTGATAATCTGTGTTTGCGTGCGGTTTCTTTGGTTGTTTATGCTTTACTTGCTTAAACTCTGGTTAATTATGTAATTGCTGTTGAGATTGTGTACGATTGAAATGAGTTGTGATATATGTATTGGTTTGTGTTTGTGATTTCATGTGTTATTGGCGTTGAATCTTGGTCGTCGACTAGTTTGTTAGCATGCTGAAAATGTTGGGTAGAGAATGCGTAGTTCTTATAATCGATATATGTTCTTGATAGTTTGGATTTATTGAGAATGGGACATCCAAGTTCTCACATGCTTCCTCTATTGATCGTTCGAAGAATCCAGTTTTTTTCCCGCCATTATTCTTCAAGTCTGCACGTAGTTCCAATTTCTCCCCAACTCTCCAAACTGACAAAGAAATCATGCATCGAATATCTCCGGAACTGCAAATCCTTGGATCAACTCAAACAAATTCAGAGTCAGATCTTTCGAATCGGTCTCGAACGGGACAGGGACACCACCAACAAATTGATGGCATTTTGTGCGGATCCATCTGTTGGAAACTTGCGCTACACAGAGAAGATGTTCGATTACATACAAGGTCCATCTCTGTTTGTTTATAATGTGATGGTTAAAGCGTATGCCAAAAGGGGTAGTTTCAGAAAAGTCCTTTTGCTATTTCAACGGTTGAGGGAAGATGAGTTGTGGCCTGATAATTTTACTTACCCGTTTGTTCTAAAAGCCATTGGTTGCTTAAGGGATGCGAGGAAAGGTGAAAAGGTTCATGGCTTTGTGGTGAAAACGGGAATGGTTTGTGATACTTATGTTTGTAATTCACTTATGGATATGTATGCGGAATTGGGCAAGGTTGGGAATGCCAAGAAGctgttcgacgaaatgccGAGGAGAGATTCTGTTTCTTGGAATGTTTTGATTTCTGGGTATGTTAGGTGTAGGAGATTTGAGGATGCTGTTAATGTATTTAAGGAAATGCAGCAAGAAAGCAATGAGAAACCTGGTGAAGCTACTGTTGTTAGCACTCTTTCTGCCTGTACAGCTCTGAAAAATCTGGAGCTGGGGGTGGAAATTCACAACTATGTTAGAAAGGAGCTTGGTTTTACCACTATAATCAATAATGCATTGTTAGATATGTACGCAAAATGTGGGTGTTTAGATATTGCCCGCAAGatatttgatgaaatgccAATGAGAAATGTGATTTGTTGGACCAGCATGATTTCTAGCTATATTAACTGTGGTGATTTAACAGAGGCTAGAGACTTGTTTGATAGAAGTCCAGTTAGAGATGTTGTTCTGTGGACAGCAATGATTAATGGGTATGTGCAGTTCAACCATTTTGATGAGGCTGTGGCCTTGTTTCGCGAAATGCAATTTCAAAAGGTAAAGCCAGATAAGTTCACGGTAGTCGCCCTTCTTACGGGCTGTGCGCAGTTGGGAGCTCTAGAGCAAGGGAAATGGATCCATGGATATCTAGTTGAGAACAGAATAACAATGGATACTGTGGTTGGTACTGCACTCATTGAAATGTATTCCAAATGTGGATGTGTGGATAAATCTTTAGAAATTTTCTATCAGTTGGAGGAGAAGGACACGACATCATGGACATCGATGATTTGCGGTCTTGCCATGAATGGGGAGACCGGTGAAGCGCTTAGGCTGTTCACAGAAATGGAACTCGAGGGAGCTAAGCCTGATGATATCACCTTCATTGGTGTTCTGAGTGCCTGTAGTCATGGTGGATTGGTAGAGGAAGGACGTCGGTATTTCAACTCGATGAAAACGGTTTATCGAATTGAGCCAAAGGTAGAACACTATGGGTGTGTTATCGACCTCCTTGGTCGAGCGGGGCGGTTGGATGAAGCGGAGGAACTGATACGAGAGATTCCCAGTGAAAATAATGCAATTCTGATTCCTCTCTATGGTGCTTTGCTTAGTGCTTGCAGAATCCATAATAATGTTGACATGGGTGAAAGATTAGCCAAAAAACTAGTGAACATAGAATCATGTGATTCTAGCATTCACACACTTCTTGCGAATATATATGCTTTTGCCCACAGGTGGGAAGATGCAAAGGAAgtgagaaggaaaatgaaagagcTTGGAGTTAAGAAGATGCCTGGATGTAGTTCGATCGAGGTCGATGGCATCGTTCACGAGTTTCTTGTTGGGGATCCATCTCATCCAGAAATGATGGAAATATGCTCCATGTTGGATAGCGTGGTTGGACCATTACTGGGACCAAAGGAATCCGAGCTTGAAATTGTGATACCACTTCACATTGATGGCACTGTCGTGTTGCATCCATTACATGAGGCTGACAAAGTTTCTTGATTATCTTCTGTGGGGTTTCAAATTTGCCAACACACTCGGGAAACATTTTTTTGAGGCATTTGATGTAGGCTTGACCAAACATATGACCTATCCAGAGATGTCGAGAGATGTCGAGAGATGATTGAGGAGTTTCGAATTTGCCAATGCTTAGGGAACAGTTTTTTGAGGTGTTCGATGTAGgctttgttaggaatcaccgatctccacaatggtatgatattgtccactttgagcatgagTTCTAATGGCTttattttgggcttccccaaaaggctctataccaatggagatgtattcctttcTTATAGACTcgtgatcattccctaaattaaccaatatgagactcccctcccaacaatcctcaacaagaCTTGACCAAACATAGACTTGACCAAACATGTGGTTTGTCGAGAGATGATTGAGGAGTTTCAAATTTGCCAATGCAGTCTGGGAACAGTTTTTTTTAGGACTTCGATGTAGGCTTGACCAAACATATGGCCTATCGAGAGATGATCGAGGAGTTTCAAATTTGCCAGCACAGTCTGAAAACAGCTTTGTGAGGAGTTCGATGTAGGCTTGAACCAAACATATGGCCTGTCGAGAGATGATCGAGGAGTTCCTCCTCTATCTTCCCGTTCGTTGTAAGagaagttttttcttttttttttttctttttccccgCGAGAAAGGATGTGCCATTATGTGGAGGCTTCAGGGAGATAGGAATACTACAATTTATGGAGGACTTGGAAGTTAACCAATGCACAGCTTGATTGAAGTTTGAGGACTTCACTCCATTTCTAGTCTCATTAGGCAGCTGACTATTGAACAGTGAAGCCTTTTGGGAGCGATATAATAAATTGTTCGACCAATTTTCAAGACCTAGATTACGAAGGAGGAGGTGTACTCTCGTATGTAAGGGCATGTAGGCAGTGAATCAAGTTAAAAGTATAAATCAGTAAAAACGGGTGAGtcgttaaatatttttatcgaCATCTCAACATGttttacaatattttcaaatgtttaccaaataaaattgaaaaaatggtttcattaattaattaattattttgcaATAAAACAAACTTagaaatatgaattttgacaaattaatttatgtgataatcaaactttattttaacttagagactaatttttatttatttattttat is a window encoding:
- the LOC111778356 gene encoding DEAD-box ATP-dependent RNA helicase 31-like; amino-acid sequence: MPVKLLPRLHLLHHPLTRLPLMKFEPSIRQCRPIPIFTRVFPFKLKYASVSFSSRSSQSFNGVRRSAAARGSERGRFGDSKSLAEDEAELSDWVSDLKPSSFRGRITSDEDSEDDRRRGKGRGRDRDWERESPPLKRGRDRPSYELRESSERRSPRGPSMESYPRSSRNVRRPNRENEDEREDFRSRSNGRVFRREDVDSSRGRGRLTREINSKNPRISSRESLGRGGKDSTKQVRFVGKGESEEEEDDDDDDDEGQIIKSGVRDFLSDEDSASDEDEDKDDSLLRKSTSALFPSGANVSDMDQPRKSPGSSGSYLSETRFDQCSVSPLSLKGIKDAGYEKMTVVQEATLPLILKGKDVLAKAKTGTGKTVAFLLPSIEVVVKSPPTGSDQRRPPILVLVICPTRELATQAATEANTLLKYHPAIGVQVVIGGTRLALEQKRMQANPCQILVATPGRLKDHIENTPGFATRLMGVKVLVLDEADHLLDMGFRKDIERIIAAVPKQRQTLLFSATVPEEVRQISHIALRRDHEFVNTIQEGSEETHAQVRQMQIVAPLDKHFSLLYATLKEHIASDVDYKVLIFCTTAMVTRMVADLLGELQLNIREIHSRKPQSYRTRVSDEFRKSKGLILVTSDVSARGVDYPDVTLVIQVGLPSDREQYIHRLGRTGRKGKEGQGILLLAPWEEFFLFTVKDLPISKAPLPLVDPETKKKVERALAHVEMKNKEAAYQAWLGYYNSNKTVGRDKFRLVELANEFSRSMGLDTPPAIPKLVLGKMGLKNVPGLRVK
- the LOC111778357 gene encoding pentatricopeptide repeat-containing protein At1g31430 isoform X1, yielding MGHPSSHMLPLLIVRRIQFFSRHYSSSLHVVPISPQLSKLTKKSCIEYLRNCKSLDQLKQIQSQIFRIGLERDRDTTNKLMAFCADPSVGNLRYTEKMFDYIQGPSLFVYNVMVKAYAKRGSFRKVLLLFQRLREDELWPDNFTYPFVLKAIGCLRDARKGEKVHGFVVKTGMVCDTYVCNSLMDMYAELGKVGNAKKLFDEMPRRDSVSWNVLISGYVRCRRFEDAVNVFKEMQQESNEKPGEATVVSTLSACTALKNLELGVEIHNYVRKELGFTTIINNALLDMYAKCGCLDIARKIFDEMPMRNVICWTSMISSYINCGDLTEARDLFDRSPVRDVVLWTAMINGYVQFNHFDEAVALFREMQFQKVKPDKFTVVALLTGCAQLGALEQGKWIHGYLVENRITMDTVVGTALIEMYSKCGCVDKSLEIFYQLEEKDTTSWTSMICGLAMNGETGEALRLFTEMELEGAKPDDITFIGVLSACSHGGLVEEGRRYFNSMKTVYRIEPKVEHYGCVIDLLGRAGRLDEAEELIREIPSENNAILIPLYGALLSACRIHNNVDMGERLAKKLVNIESCDSSIHTLLANIYAFAHRWEDAKEVRRKMKELGVKKMPGCSSIEVDGIVHEFLVGDPSHPEMMEICSMLDSVVGPLLGPKESELEIVIPLHIDGTVVLHPLHEADKVS
- the LOC111778357 gene encoding pentatricopeptide repeat-containing protein At1g31430 isoform X2 encodes the protein MAFCADPSVGNLRYTEKMFDYIQGPSLFVYNVMVKAYAKRGSFRKVLLLFQRLREDELWPDNFTYPFVLKAIGCLRDARKGEKVHGFVVKTGMVCDTYVCNSLMDMYAELGKVGNAKKLFDEMPRRDSVSWNVLISGYVRCRRFEDAVNVFKEMQQESNEKPGEATVVSTLSACTALKNLELGVEIHNYVRKELGFTTIINNALLDMYAKCGCLDIARKIFDEMPMRNVICWTSMISSYINCGDLTEARDLFDRSPVRDVVLWTAMINGYVQFNHFDEAVALFREMQFQKVKPDKFTVVALLTGCAQLGALEQGKWIHGYLVENRITMDTVVGTALIEMYSKCGCVDKSLEIFYQLEEKDTTSWTSMICGLAMNGETGEALRLFTEMELEGAKPDDITFIGVLSACSHGGLVEEGRRYFNSMKTVYRIEPKVEHYGCVIDLLGRAGRLDEAEELIREIPSENNAILIPLYGALLSACRIHNNVDMGERLAKKLVNIESCDSSIHTLLANIYAFAHRWEDAKEVRRKMKELGVKKMPGCSSIEVDGIVHEFLVGDPSHPEMMEICSMLDSVVGPLLGPKESELEIVIPLHIDGTVVLHPLHEADKVS